A single genomic interval of Chitinophaga sp. 180180018-3 harbors:
- a CDS encoding PHB depolymerase family esterase, whose amino-acid sequence MKLSKSTLWPVLLMLLYACSNNNHHIPTITLPSPDNFSEEINVSRFILIGPFTGDTSEKHRIDTNDLARYGIKEEDLSNDNFRSLKNEVYQSKGYYADLSALFGPLQGANCYVLFSIKSPVEQDVAFLLGSDDGVKIWVNKTLRFRVDDARSLQRNTNIVAVHLKKGDNTVVVKSNNLTRGWAFYLNISSVKYASEFYQHLFASDLLESCLINTKDTLKIRVNPHFTTMGDSAAVHIFSNNEQKVFTTKVPADTFWKIPVDSMLPGAYKCQVLTKTDTISEIFVVGNYNALFNKDSATLAAVKGDQDFRINTRTLLSRFRFLEDFGIRNKFDNLLYRKIAITLYEIESIINDRGKPNLFADKKGWHLRGYLSPIDSSIENYMVYLPPSYQKGQLIPLVVVMPWVYRKMPYAEGPHVAYLGKIETMMQLADKFGYAVLWSSSRIHEQYNLNPIVSASTFAAIRKVSQDYSINKNRVYLYGICTGGLFSLQIANRYPSLFAAVGVEGPELSYTTCETESGQHNYSFCPPKDWVKENNILKSANNFRNVSIYLSHAPGDQKADYNISRRLFDLAKRAGADIVLDSVPLVVKTPSLDLYPEEIIQHNIFSFFKGKEITPPAVINFSTFQLKYNQAYWITINRLDTLHRQANIKAVYKDNVVQVSTKNIAGYTVDIAGMPKVAPGKKLLITTNNDTSYFNFPDATKTIVITVPGKKVFNLREKTSSTEGPVNDLFKESFVVVRGTTGSKSENAVNDSLVDKFVKNWRENNFADCPVKRDVAVTPYDIAHHNLILIGNPGTNAMIKRLLTPTLPVKILKDSMVIGQQKIAGAHLEYTLIYPNPLNAQKYILLLGSNDPLSREIDLDLQETGWYDYEIKDGVNGTVLAKGYFDKFWNQLPFTGN is encoded by the coding sequence ATGAAACTATCTAAGAGCACCCTATGGCCAGTTTTGCTAATGTTGCTGTATGCCTGTTCAAACAACAACCATCATATCCCGACTATCACGCTCCCCTCACCTGACAACTTCAGCGAAGAAATCAATGTGAGCCGGTTTATATTAATAGGACCTTTTACAGGTGATACCAGTGAAAAACATCGCATCGACACCAATGATCTTGCCAGGTATGGAATAAAAGAAGAAGACCTTAGCAATGACAATTTCCGCTCGCTGAAAAATGAGGTATATCAATCGAAAGGATATTACGCAGACCTCAGCGCGCTATTCGGCCCGCTTCAGGGAGCCAACTGTTACGTTTTATTTTCCATCAAAAGCCCTGTAGAACAGGATGTAGCCTTCCTGCTCGGCAGCGATGATGGCGTAAAAATCTGGGTCAATAAAACCCTGCGTTTCCGGGTAGATGATGCCAGGTCACTTCAGCGGAATACCAATATAGTGGCCGTTCATCTGAAGAAAGGTGACAACACCGTGGTCGTAAAATCCAACAATCTTACGAGGGGCTGGGCATTTTACCTGAATATCAGCTCCGTAAAATATGCCAGCGAGTTTTACCAGCATCTGTTTGCAAGCGACCTGCTTGAAAGCTGTCTGATTAACACAAAGGATACGCTGAAAATCAGGGTCAATCCGCATTTCACGACGATGGGCGATTCCGCTGCGGTACATATCTTCAGTAACAATGAACAAAAAGTATTTACAACAAAAGTTCCGGCCGATACCTTCTGGAAAATCCCGGTAGACAGTATGTTGCCGGGTGCTTACAAATGCCAGGTGCTCACGAAAACAGATACTATCAGCGAGATATTTGTAGTGGGCAACTATAATGCACTTTTTAATAAAGACTCTGCTACACTGGCAGCCGTGAAAGGCGACCAGGATTTCCGGATAAACACCCGTACCCTGCTTTCCCGGTTCCGCTTCCTGGAGGATTTCGGTATCCGGAATAAATTCGACAACCTGTTATACCGGAAAATCGCCATCACACTGTACGAAATCGAGTCTATTATCAACGACAGGGGTAAGCCCAATCTGTTTGCGGATAAAAAAGGCTGGCATTTACGCGGGTATCTTTCCCCCATCGACAGCAGTATTGAAAACTACATGGTTTATTTACCCCCATCGTATCAGAAAGGACAGCTCATACCCCTTGTAGTGGTGATGCCCTGGGTATACCGCAAGATGCCTTACGCAGAAGGACCACATGTAGCCTATCTGGGAAAAATAGAAACGATGATGCAACTGGCAGATAAATTCGGCTATGCTGTGTTGTGGTCCAGTTCAAGGATTCATGAGCAATACAACCTGAATCCGATAGTATCGGCCTCTACTTTTGCAGCGATCCGGAAAGTAAGCCAGGATTATTCTATCAATAAAAATCGTGTATACTTATACGGTATATGTACAGGAGGTTTATTTTCCTTACAGATCGCCAACAGGTATCCTTCTCTCTTTGCGGCAGTTGGCGTGGAAGGACCCGAACTCAGCTATACCACCTGCGAAACCGAATCAGGTCAGCATAATTATTCTTTTTGTCCACCGAAAGACTGGGTCAAAGAAAATAACATCCTGAAGTCCGCCAATAATTTCAGGAATGTGTCTATTTATCTCAGTCACGCCCCCGGCGATCAGAAAGCAGATTACAATATTTCCCGGCGGCTGTTTGACCTTGCGAAACGGGCTGGTGCTGATATTGTATTAGATAGCGTACCTCTCGTTGTTAAAACACCTTCTCTTGATCTTTATCCGGAAGAAATAATACAGCATAATATCTTCTCCTTCTTCAAAGGGAAAGAAATTACTCCGCCTGCAGTAATTAATTTTTCTACTTTCCAGCTAAAATATAATCAGGCCTACTGGATTACTATCAACAGGCTGGATACCTTACACCGGCAGGCTAACATCAAAGCAGTTTATAAAGATAATGTGGTACAGGTAAGCACGAAAAACATTGCCGGATATACTGTTGACATAGCGGGTATGCCTAAAGTAGCCCCAGGGAAAAAACTACTGATCACTACCAACAACGACACCTCTTATTTCAATTTCCCGGATGCCACAAAAACGATTGTGATAACGGTTCCGGGGAAAAAGGTTTTTAATTTACGGGAGAAGACAAGCAGCACGGAAGGCCCTGTGAACGATCTTTTTAAAGAGAGCTTCGTAGTGGTACGCGGTACAACCGGCAGCAAAAGCGAAAATGCGGTGAATGATAGTCTTGTTGACAAATTCGTTAAAAACTGGCGGGAAAATAATTTCGCTGATTGTCCGGTGAAACGTGATGTAGCGGTTACGCCTTATGACATCGCGCATCATAACCTGATACTCATCGGCAATCCCGGTACCAATGCGATGATCAAACGTCTGCTGACGCCCACCCTTCCTGTGAAGATTCTCAAAGATTCCATGGTGATAGGCCAGCAAAAGATAGCGGGGGCCCATCTGGAGTATACGTTGATTTATCCCAATCCGCTGAATGCTCAGAAGTATATCCTTTTACTAGGTTCCAACGATCCGTTAAGCCGGGAAATAGATCTTGATTTACAGGAAACCGGCTGGTATGATTATGAAATAAAAGATGGGGTTAACGGTACTGTGTTGGCGAAAGGATATTTTGATAAATTTTGGAACCAGCTGCCATTTACTGGCAACTAG
- a CDS encoding Gfo/Idh/MocA family oxidoreductase, translated as MRSVFLFILSLLLCSSAFSQRLRVAVAGVSHGHAGFILGRPDKGDVEIVGIYEPDTAVARLRARQYHLPQRLFYTNLPAMLDAVKPVAVLAFGDIKSHREVVAAAAPRGIHIMVEKPLATTVQDAVFMDSLARRHNVRLLTDYETSWYPSVAKTLQLVEDSSYAGKVRKVTVNDGHQGPKEIGCGPEFLAWLTDPVLNGGGALMDFGCYGANLMTRLAKNRMPVSVTAAARHFKPQIYPKVEDDATILVDYGDMQCTIQASWNWSFSRKDMEVYGDKGSLVAADKYTLVQRNDERKPAQTRHVTATDIRVYEDPFSYLIDVLNGKEKMPPYGLYAPENNVIVVRILEAARESVRTGKTIYL; from the coding sequence ATGCGTTCTGTTTTTCTTTTTATACTGAGCCTGCTACTTTGCAGCAGTGCTTTCTCCCAGCGGCTTCGTGTAGCCGTTGCCGGAGTATCACACGGGCATGCCGGCTTTATTCTGGGTCGCCCGGATAAGGGCGATGTAGAGATCGTGGGTATATACGAACCCGATACGGCTGTTGCGAGGCTGCGTGCACGGCAATACCATCTGCCACAACGACTTTTCTATACGAACCTGCCCGCCATGCTGGATGCAGTAAAACCCGTTGCTGTATTGGCCTTTGGCGATATCAAATCCCATCGGGAAGTGGTAGCTGCCGCTGCGCCCAGAGGCATTCATATCATGGTAGAAAAACCGCTGGCTACCACGGTGCAGGATGCCGTGTTCATGGATTCGCTGGCCCGGCGCCATAATGTACGGCTGCTGACAGATTATGAAACCAGCTGGTACCCTTCTGTTGCCAAAACCTTACAGCTGGTGGAAGACAGCAGCTACGCCGGAAAAGTAAGAAAAGTAACGGTGAACGACGGGCACCAGGGGCCTAAAGAAATTGGCTGCGGACCTGAATTCCTGGCCTGGCTCACCGATCCGGTACTCAACGGGGGAGGAGCATTGATGGACTTTGGCTGCTACGGCGCCAACCTCATGACCCGCCTGGCGAAAAATCGTATGCCCGTTTCCGTTACCGCCGCGGCCCGGCATTTCAAGCCGCAGATTTATCCTAAAGTAGAAGACGATGCTACCATACTCGTGGATTATGGCGATATGCAATGCACTATACAGGCCTCCTGGAACTGGAGTTTCAGCCGGAAGGATATGGAGGTGTATGGCGACAAAGGCAGCCTCGTGGCGGCCGACAAATACACATTGGTGCAACGGAACGATGAAAGAAAGCCGGCTCAGACGAGGCATGTAACAGCAACGGATATACGCGTATATGAAGATCCGTTCAGTTACCTGATTGATGTATTAAACGGAAAGGAAAAAATGCCGCCTTATGGTTTATATGCACCGGAGAATAATGTAATAGTGGTGCGCATACTGGAGGCAGCGCGGGAATCGGTACGTACAGGTAAAACGATATATTTGTAG
- a CDS encoding RagB/SusD family nutrient uptake outer membrane protein, which translates to MKKSIKYIGTLALALTAAAACNEKNFLSQNNPNQTTDASFWKNENDVSAGLAATYSPLRSSLYGYWGSYQGIQDINTLGDDVFTLPGEETGTWAVATFTNDENNGDLGAIFSNTYQCIHRANVLLGKIGNVNIDDSKKALYIAEAKFLRGLAYYILASNWGGVPIRTSPVETTDGYALACSSKEEVWKQVISDLTDAKAGLPAKRDSKEQGRATSGAAVAYLGKAYMFMEDYAKAEATFDLLTQSPYSYDLVDNFEDNYTDKNEYNVESIFEWTFAPLGNQYGAWSTESPNSPMYNYLPQFIGPPAGGGWFKYVPSNYLVNEFLKEKRPAGSDTKFDKRMYATLMWKYSTLGEKDTTWYDGQSFDVLWNSALSKTKRLYPDTKLDTTTNGRFLIKKGTSAWRNVKDADNYWGASPSTANYRVFRFAEVLLLRAEAAAQNGNLGKAIGDINRIRRRAGLVDKTAADLAGKTQVMTEIDHQKLLEMFFEQNRVYDLRRWYKDAGQLQAMLTAHEKQGASSFQGKHYVFPIPASELRSNPKATQNPIWK; encoded by the coding sequence ATGAAAAAATCAATCAAATATATAGGAACACTTGCGCTCGCTTTAACAGCAGCAGCGGCGTGTAATGAAAAGAATTTTCTGAGCCAGAACAATCCGAATCAAACTACAGATGCCAGCTTCTGGAAAAATGAGAACGACGTAAGTGCAGGGCTGGCAGCTACATATAGTCCCTTGCGTTCTTCCCTTTATGGCTACTGGGGCTCTTATCAGGGTATACAGGATATTAATACGCTGGGCGACGATGTATTCACACTGCCGGGTGAAGAAACCGGAACCTGGGCGGTGGCTACTTTTACCAACGATGAGAACAACGGCGACCTGGGAGCTATTTTCTCTAATACCTACCAGTGTATACATCGCGCCAATGTACTGTTAGGGAAGATCGGGAATGTTAATATCGACGATTCCAAAAAAGCCTTGTACATCGCCGAGGCCAAGTTCCTGCGCGGATTGGCTTACTACATCCTGGCGTCTAACTGGGGTGGTGTACCTATAAGAACTTCTCCTGTGGAAACAACCGATGGTTATGCCCTGGCCTGTAGTTCAAAAGAAGAGGTATGGAAACAGGTGATCAGCGACCTGACAGATGCTAAAGCCGGGTTGCCTGCAAAACGTGATTCCAAGGAACAGGGCAGGGCTACCAGCGGTGCTGCAGTTGCTTACCTGGGAAAAGCTTATATGTTCATGGAAGATTACGCCAAGGCAGAAGCTACCTTCGATCTGCTGACACAGAGCCCTTACAGCTACGACCTGGTTGACAATTTCGAAGACAACTATACCGATAAGAACGAATACAACGTAGAATCGATATTCGAATGGACCTTTGCACCATTGGGTAATCAGTATGGAGCGTGGAGCACAGAATCACCGAACTCGCCGATGTATAACTACCTGCCGCAATTCATAGGCCCGCCGGCAGGAGGTGGATGGTTTAAATATGTACCGTCTAACTACCTGGTAAATGAGTTTTTGAAAGAAAAACGACCAGCCGGTTCCGATACCAAATTCGATAAGCGTATGTATGCTACCCTGATGTGGAAATACTCCACACTGGGAGAAAAAGATACCACCTGGTACGATGGCCAATCCTTTGATGTGCTTTGGAATTCCGCTCTTTCCAAAACCAAGCGTTTATACCCGGATACTAAGCTGGATACCACTACCAACGGACGTTTCCTGATTAAGAAAGGCACCAGCGCCTGGCGTAATGTGAAGGATGCAGACAACTACTGGGGCGCTTCTCCTTCCACTGCAAACTACAGGGTATTCCGCTTTGCGGAAGTACTGCTGCTCCGTGCAGAAGCAGCCGCGCAGAATGGTAATCTCGGAAAAGCGATTGGTGATATCAACCGGATCCGCCGCCGCGCTGGCCTGGTCGATAAAACTGCCGCTGATCTGGCGGGAAAAACACAGGTAATGACGGAAATCGATCACCAGAAACTGCTGGAAATGTTCTTTGAACAAAACCGCGTGTATGACCTGAGAAGATGGTATAAAGATGCCGGCCAGTTGCAGGCTATGCTGACAGCCCACGAGAAGCAGGGCGCCAGCAGCTTTCAGGGTAAACATTACGTTTTCCCGATCCCGGCGAGTGAACTGAGATCGAATCCGAAAGCAACACAGAATCCAATCTGGAAATAA
- a CDS encoding c-type cytochrome, translating into MMKYPFRIVNSCFLAATIAVAFYACQSDAKSEAKEKTPAVKAAVLLQADSTKIPTDKYGEAVRYGQELMYNTAYYIGPDGVNGHYLGNKMNCTNCHQNGGTKPFSFNLMESHEHYPQYRAREGKVLTMAERVNNCVTRPHNGRPLPLDSKEMVAFLAYFRWISSFVPKDQPYKGAKNLEIALPDIAASPERGEQLFVQHCARCHGKEGEGQLREDKVTYVYPPLWGQYGYQPGSSMHRIIKQAQWLKANMPYDKATWDKPVLSDAEAMDIAAFVNDDSRHHRPDVKSFDYPHMEEKALDYDKGPFADTFSIAAHKYGPYQPIIDYWKKKGMKASY; encoded by the coding sequence ATGATGAAGTATCCCTTTCGTATTGTAAATAGTTGTTTCCTTGCCGCTACCATTGCGGTAGCTTTTTACGCCTGCCAGTCAGATGCAAAGAGTGAGGCCAAAGAAAAAACACCTGCAGTTAAAGCAGCTGTTTTATTACAGGCAGACAGTACCAAAATACCAACAGATAAATATGGCGAAGCCGTCAGGTATGGCCAGGAGCTGATGTATAACACCGCCTATTACATAGGGCCTGATGGCGTAAATGGTCATTACCTGGGCAATAAAATGAATTGTACCAACTGTCATCAAAATGGTGGTACCAAACCGTTTTCCTTCAACCTGATGGAATCGCATGAGCATTATCCTCAATACCGGGCGAGGGAAGGCAAAGTGCTCACTATGGCCGAAAGAGTGAATAACTGCGTGACAAGGCCGCATAACGGCCGGCCCTTACCGCTCGATAGTAAGGAGATGGTGGCTTTTCTGGCGTATTTTCGCTGGATCAGCAGTTTTGTTCCGAAAGATCAACCTTACAAAGGAGCTAAGAATCTGGAGATAGCATTGCCGGATATTGCTGCCAGCCCGGAAAGGGGAGAGCAGCTGTTTGTACAGCACTGTGCCCGTTGTCATGGTAAAGAAGGAGAAGGGCAGCTGCGCGAAGATAAAGTCACCTACGTATATCCGCCATTGTGGGGGCAATATGGTTATCAGCCAGGCTCAAGCATGCATCGCATTATCAAGCAGGCCCAGTGGCTGAAAGCAAACATGCCTTACGATAAAGCTACCTGGGATAAGCCGGTGCTGTCCGATGCAGAAGCGATGGATATCGCCGCGTTTGTAAACGACGACAGCCGCCATCATCGCCCGGATGTGAAAAGTTTCGATTACCCTCATATGGAAGAAAAAGCATTGGATTACGATAAAGGACCATTTGCAGATACTTTCTCTATCGCTGCGCATAAATACGGGCCTTATCAGCCAATTATTGATTACTGGAAGAAGAAGGGAATGAAAGCCAGTTATTAA
- a CDS encoding aryl-sulfate sulfotransferase gives MKLYRYLIILLGIYSCQQHHKKPLPYWVQEGFNLDNPQPQLPAGFKEGYVLLSRRDEPGALYLLDANGKVAWYHQVNGTGFKTAHFTEKKTLLCILGGKEFPTSYGNEIMELSLSGDTLLHLKKGQNDFIANAHHEVLLSPGNNIVLLSTAEKQFDLSARGGHDADTVRSDAILVLDRQGHKVWEWTVFDALDPREDKDILRTRMDWMHANSLSFDKDGNYLISFYNNGQIWKLDARTGKIIWKFGRNGDFQLPDTAAFDMGHAVHRNENGDLMLFDNGVSRQQSQVLAFHLDEASGKATVTWRSQIPSYLFNDRMGSAYLVDHQYILACCSKRNTVLLTDKAGKLLWQLHCAFIPYRAEFISKALLPDFITH, from the coding sequence ATGAAATTATACCGGTATCTTATCATTTTATTGGGCATCTATTCCTGTCAGCAGCATCACAAGAAGCCGCTTCCATATTGGGTGCAGGAAGGATTTAATCTCGATAACCCACAGCCGCAGTTGCCTGCTGGTTTCAAAGAAGGATATGTATTGCTGAGCCGTCGCGATGAACCGGGGGCATTATATCTGCTCGACGCCAACGGAAAAGTTGCCTGGTATCATCAGGTGAACGGCACCGGATTTAAAACGGCGCACTTTACAGAAAAGAAAACATTGCTTTGTATTCTCGGTGGTAAGGAATTTCCCACCAGTTATGGCAATGAAATCATGGAGTTGTCACTTTCAGGCGATACCCTGCTGCATTTGAAGAAAGGACAAAATGATTTTATTGCGAACGCACATCATGAAGTGTTACTCAGCCCGGGGAATAATATTGTGTTGCTCAGTACTGCCGAAAAACAATTCGACCTGAGTGCCCGGGGCGGCCACGATGCTGATACCGTCAGGAGCGACGCTATCCTGGTGCTGGACCGTCAGGGACACAAGGTGTGGGAATGGACCGTGTTTGATGCACTGGATCCCCGGGAAGACAAGGATATACTACGAACCCGTATGGACTGGATGCACGCCAACAGCCTGAGTTTCGACAAAGACGGCAATTACCTGATCTCGTTTTATAATAACGGACAAATCTGGAAACTGGACGCGCGTACCGGTAAGATCATCTGGAAATTCGGGCGGAACGGTGATTTTCAGCTACCCGATACCGCGGCCTTTGATATGGGGCATGCAGTACACCGCAATGAGAACGGCGACCTGATGTTGTTTGATAACGGGGTTTCCCGGCAGCAATCGCAGGTGCTGGCCTTTCATCTCGATGAGGCTTCCGGAAAAGCTACCGTTACCTGGCGTAGCCAGATTCCGTCCTATTTGTTCAACGACCGTATGGGCAGCGCCTACCTGGTAGATCACCAATACATACTGGCATGTTGTTCCAAACGGAATACCGTGTTGTTGACAGATAAAGCCGGAAAGCTGCTATGGCAGCTTCACTGCGCTTTTATTCCCTATAGGGCTGAATTTATATCCAAAGCGCTATTACCTGATTTTATCACCCATTAA
- a CDS encoding TolC family protein, producing MKKIFLIICLAATMNTRAQEKLSLQKAISTGLANRYDMQANKYNISISSNTLQKNRKAWIPDIRVDGSVRYNTQLQATFVPAGFGGLDKPKLLALGAKNATIFGVSLDQPVLQPSINTDISIARTQLELQRERNRADEINISVLIATAYYNVLLKKLQQEIALHNEWRFGKYYTLAEGRYKQGALIETDYLRAQLDLENAKLICMNTSQDYLLAMNELKYQMNLPDTTGITLTDTLRNNGQPIIADDSQYANRTEIKQLHLEETGNRLQLRKAFQYAIPVIALTANYSQQYLYNDFKYTQQEWWMPFSYAGVKISIPISGNIKNHHDIQQYQLKSKQLSARLLQQTADVKFEIQQTATALNNALRSMQTTQKNYELSEKIFRQQQAEFTLGSFSYDNLLETERSINNAEEQYIKSAYEYLMAQIRYRKAINGF from the coding sequence ATGAAGAAGATCTTCCTCATCATATGCCTTGCCGCCACGATGAACACCCGGGCCCAGGAAAAACTAAGTCTGCAAAAAGCGATATCCACCGGGCTGGCTAACCGTTACGATATGCAAGCCAATAAATACAACATCTCTATAAGCAGTAATACCCTGCAGAAGAACCGTAAAGCCTGGATCCCGGATATCAGGGTCGATGGCTCCGTCCGATACAATACACAGCTGCAGGCTACTTTTGTGCCGGCTGGTTTCGGCGGGCTCGACAAGCCCAAACTGCTGGCGCTGGGCGCAAAAAACGCTACTATATTTGGGGTTTCCCTGGATCAGCCGGTATTGCAACCGTCGATAAATACAGATATCAGCATTGCCCGCACCCAGCTGGAACTGCAACGCGAGCGTAACCGGGCCGACGAAATCAATATCTCGGTACTGATTGCCACGGCCTATTACAATGTATTGCTGAAAAAACTGCAGCAGGAAATTGCGCTTCACAACGAGTGGCGCTTCGGGAAATATTATACCCTTGCGGAAGGCAGGTACAAACAGGGAGCACTCATTGAAACTGATTACCTGCGGGCGCAGCTGGATCTGGAAAATGCAAAACTCATCTGCATGAATACGAGCCAGGATTATCTGCTTGCGATGAATGAGTTAAAATACCAGATGAATCTGCCGGATACCACCGGTATAACGCTAACGGATACACTCCGCAACAACGGACAACCGATAATTGCGGATGACAGCCAATATGCCAACCGCACTGAAATAAAGCAACTACATCTCGAGGAAACCGGTAACCGGTTGCAGCTGAGGAAAGCATTTCAATATGCCATCCCGGTTATTGCATTGACTGCTAACTATTCCCAGCAATACCTCTACAACGATTTCAAATATACACAACAGGAATGGTGGATGCCCTTTAGCTACGCAGGCGTTAAAATCAGCATCCCCATTTCAGGAAATATCAAAAATCATCACGACATACAACAATACCAGCTAAAGTCGAAGCAACTATCGGCCCGGCTGCTCCAGCAAACAGCAGACGTAAAATTTGAAATACAGCAAACGGCAACGGCCCTGAACAATGCCTTGCGCAGCATGCAAACAACACAGAAAAACTACGAGTTGTCGGAAAAAATATTCAGACAGCAACAAGCGGAATTTACATTGGGCAGTTTCTCTTACGACAACCTGCTGGAAACAGAAAGATCCATTAACAATGCAGAAGAACAATATATCAAATCGGCGTACGAATACCTGATGGCGCAAATCAGGTACAGGAAGGCGATCAACGGATTTTAG